In Trueperaceae bacterium, the DNA window GTGCATCCGGACCGCATCGACCTCGCGACCCTCGCGGAACGGACCGGCTGGACCCTGACGCCGCTCCCCTGGACCCCCCACGCGGCGGTGCTGGACGCGCACGGCGCGCGTCCCGGCCTGCACCCGCTGCACGACGCGGGGGCGTACTACCTGCAGGACCCCGCCGCGACGGCGCCCGCCGCCGCGCTCGACGTCCGACCCGGCGAACGCGTCGCGGACCTCGCCGCCGCCCCCGGCGGCAAGGCGACGGCGTTGGGGACGGCCCTCCGGGGGCGCGGCACGCTCCTCGCCAACGAGGTGCACCCCGAGCGGGTCACGACCCTCGCGCGGAACCTCGAGCGGTTCGGGGTCGCGAACGCCGTCGTGACGCAGGTGAGCGTCGCCGACCTCGCCGACCGGCTCGCCGGCCACTTCGACGCGGTCCTGCTCGACGCCCCGTGCAGCGGGGAGGGGATGTTCGCGAAGAGCGACGCGGCGCGCCGCGACTGGTCGCCCGCCACGGTCCGCACCTGCGCCGCGCGGCAGGACGCCCTGATCGACGCCGCCGCCCGCCTCCTCGCGCCCGGCGGCCGCCTCGTGTACGCGACGTGCACCTTCGCGCGCGAGGAGAACGAAGCGGTCGTCGAACGCCTCCTCCGCACCCGGCCCGACCTGCGCGCGGACGCCCTCGCGCTGCCCGGCAGCGACCCCGGCGACGTCGCACCCGACGGGCCGCTCCCGCCGGACGCGGTCGCGCGCCTCTGGCCGCACCGCGCGCCGGGGGACGGGCACGTCGTCGTCCGCCTCGTGCGCGACGGCGCCCCGCCCCCTCGACCGGCGGCGGGGCCCCCGCCCCCCCTCGACCGCGCGGCGCGCGACGCGTGGACGCGGTTCGTGAGCGCAACGCTGAACGGCGGCGCGTGGGCCGACGTCGCCCCGACGGCGGTCGGGGAACGCCTGTGGGCGGACGCCGACCCCGACCTCCTCGAGCGCCTTGCCGGCCTCCCGGTGCTGCGGCGCGGGTTGCCCCTCGGCACCGTGCGCCGCGGCCGGCTCGAACCGGCGCACGCCCTCGCGATGGCGAGCCCCCCGGCCGACGTGCGGCGCCGCGTCACGCTGGATCCCGACGGGCCCACCGTCCGCCGCTGGCTGGCGGGTGAGGAGGCGTCGCGGGACGACCCCGGCGTCACGCTGCATCCCGGCGGCGACCCGGGCGACGGGTACGCGCGGGTGGAGGTGCTCGGCGCGCCGCTCGGGTGGGGCCGCCTCTCCGGCCCCCGCCTGCGGAACCTGCGGCCGAAGGGGCTGCGGCGGACGTCGCCCTGACGGCGCACGGGCGGTTGTCGCGCCGGAAAGGCGCGTGCTAGGCTACTCGTCGGCCTACGCGCAGCGGTCGTCCCCCGATCGTCACCGACGCGACTGCGACCGGCCCCTCCGGCGCCCCCGTGGCCGCCCACTCAACCGAAGGACGTGAGGCACGTGAAGACCTACTTCGAAAACGACCTCGATCACGACTGGGTGATCATCGACGCCGAGGGCCAGACCGTCGGGCGCCTCGCCACCCAGATCGCGCAGGTGCTGCGCGGCAAGCACAAGCCGACCTTCTCCCCGCACCAGGGCGGCGGCGACTTCGTCGTCGTGGTGAACGCCGACAAGGTCACGTTCACCGGCGCGAAGCTCGACCAGAAGATCTACACCCGCTACAGCGGCTACCAGGGCGGCCTGAAGAAAACCTCCGCCCGCGACATGTTGGCCAAGCACCCCGACCGCGTGATCCGTCGCGCGGTGTGGGGGATGCTCCCCAAGCACCGCCTCGGGCGTCGCCTCCTGCGCCGCCTGAAGGTCTACGCCGGCGCCACGCACCCGCACCAGGCGCAACAGCCCCGTCCTCTGGAGGTCGGATGATGGATCAGTACTACGGCACCGGACGTCGCAAGGAGGCGGTCGCGCGCGTGTTCCTGCGCCCCGGCTCCGGCAAGATCACCGTCAACGGCAAGGACTTCCAGGAGTACTTCCGCGGCATCCTCGTCGGCGTGCAGGCGCTCGAGCCGCTCAAGGCGACGAACACCGCCGGCCGCTTCGACGCCGTCATCACCGTCAAGGGCGGCGGCCCGTCGGGCCAGGCGGACGCCATCAAGCTCGGCGTCGCCCGCGCCCTCCTCGAGGTCGACCCCGCCTACCGCGACCTGCTCAAGACGTCCGGCCACCTGCGCCGCGACGACCGCGTCATCGAACGCAAGAAGTACGGCCTGAAGAAGGCGCGGCGCGCCCCGCAGTTCAGCAAGCGCTGAGCCGGGCCACCGCGTGACCCGTGCGCCGGTCGGTGGTCCGCCACCGACCGGCGTCGCACGTCGCCCGCCCCGACGCGGGCACCTGAGACGAAGGGACCCCCGTGGCCGACCTCCAGGCCGTCATCCTCGGCGTCGTGCAGGGCCTCACCGAGTTCCTCCCGATCTCGAGCTCCGGGCACCTCGTGCTCGCCGCCACCTGGTTCGGCTTCGCCGAACACGGCGAGTCGTTGGCGCTCGCGATCGACATCGCCACGAACACCGGGACCTTCCTCGCCGTCCTCGTCGCGCTCCGCGCCGACGTGTGGCGGGCCCTGAGCGGGTTCCTGCGCGGCCTCACGTCGGCGGAGGCGCGCCGCGAGGACGGCTGGCACCTGGCGCTCCTCGTGCTGCTCGGCTCCATCCCGACGGCGTTGATCGGCCTCACCCTGCGCGAGGTGTTCGAGGTCCTCAACGCCGCGACGCCGGTCTCGGTGGCGTTGATCGCGACCGGCGCGATCCTCTGGACCGCCCCCGCGCGCGGGGCGCGCTCGCGCCCCCGCGACCTCCGGCCGCGCGACGCGCTCGTCGCCGGCCTCGCGCAGGGGCTGGCGGTCGTGCCCGGCATCAGTCGCTCGGGCAGCACCATCGTCGCGCTGTTGTGGCGCGACGTCGACGCCGCCCTCGCGGCGCGCCTCTCGTTCCTTCTCTACCTCGTCGCGTCGTTCGGCGTGGCGCTGCTCGGGATCGGCGAGGTGCGTGACGCGCAGCTCGGCTGGAGCGCGATCGCGTGGATGACGCTCGCGTCGTTCGTCACCGGATGGGCGGCCCTCGCGTGGTTGTTCCGGCTGCTGCGCAGCGGACGCTTCCGCTGGTTCGCTCCGTACTTGTGGGCCGTCGCCGGCCTGACCCTGCTGCGCGGGGTGGTCGCGTGATCGGCCCCGCCCCCGGGCTGCGCGACGGCGCCGCCCCCCGCCGCGCGCTATCCTGGTGCGCTTGGAAGGAGTGCCCGACATGAGCGTCGTCACCCGCATCGCGCCCTCCCCCACCGGGGACCCGCACGTCGGCACCGCCTACGTCGGGCTGTTCAACTACGCGCTCGCCAAGAAGCACGGCGGGCGGTTCGTCTTCCGCCTCGAGGACACCGACCGCGAACGCTACGACGCCCACGCCGAAGCGGGCATCCTGGCGATGTTCGAGTGGCTCGGCATCCGACCCGACGAGGGTCCCGAGATCGGGGGGCCGAACGGCCCCTACCGACAGAGCGAACGCCTCGCGACCTACCGCGAACGCATCGACGCGCTGCTCGAGGCGGGCGCGGCGTACCGCGCCTTCGAAACCGCCGACGAGCTCGACGCGATGCGCGCCGAGCAGAAGCGGCGGGGGTGGCCGCTCGGGTACGACGGGCGCGGCGCGTCGCTGCCGCGCGACGAGCAGGAGCGCCGCGCCGCGGCGGGCGAAGCGCACGTCGTGCGCCTCCGCACCCCCACGGACGGCGAGACGACCTTCCGTGACCTGCTGCGCGGCGACGTCACCATCCCCAACGCCGAGATCAAGGACCCCGTCCTGATCAAGAGCGACGGCTACCCCACCTACCACTTCGCGAACGTCGTCGACGACCACGCGATGGAGGTCACGCACGTCCTGCGCGCCGAGGAGTGGGTGACCAGCACCCCCATCCACGCGCTGTTGTACCGCGCGTTCGGGTGGACCGAACCGGTCTTCGTGCACCTTCCCCTCCTGCGCAACCCCGACGCGAACAAGACGAAGATCAGCAAACGCAAGCTCGACA includes these proteins:
- a CDS encoding RsmF rRNA methyltransferase first C-terminal domain-containing protein, whose protein sequence is MSGRRPRRARRTPASGGAPQAKVPAAFLERLRATLGDDAADAVRSHLEGRPAAGLRVHPDRIDLATLAERTGWTLTPLPWTPHAAVLDAHGARPGLHPLHDAGAYYLQDPAATAPAAALDVRPGERVADLAAAPGGKATALGTALRGRGTLLANEVHPERVTTLARNLERFGVANAVVTQVSVADLADRLAGHFDAVLLDAPCSGEGMFAKSDAARRDWSPATVRTCAARQDALIDAAARLLAPGGRLVYATCTFAREENEAVVERLLRTRPDLRADALALPGSDPGDVAPDGPLPPDAVARLWPHRAPGDGHVVVRLVRDGAPPPRPAAGPPPPLDRAARDAWTRFVSATLNGGAWADVAPTAVGERLWADADPDLLERLAGLPVLRRGLPLGTVRRGRLEPAHALAMASPPADVRRRVTLDPDGPTVRRWLAGEEASRDDPGVTLHPGGDPGDGYARVEVLGAPLGWGRLSGPRLRNLRPKGLRRTSP
- the rplM gene encoding 50S ribosomal protein L13 gives rise to the protein MKTYFENDLDHDWVIIDAEGQTVGRLATQIAQVLRGKHKPTFSPHQGGGDFVVVVNADKVTFTGAKLDQKIYTRYSGYQGGLKKTSARDMLAKHPDRVIRRAVWGMLPKHRLGRRLLRRLKVYAGATHPHQAQQPRPLEVG
- the rpsI gene encoding 30S ribosomal protein S9 → MMDQYYGTGRRKEAVARVFLRPGSGKITVNGKDFQEYFRGILVGVQALEPLKATNTAGRFDAVITVKGGGPSGQADAIKLGVARALLEVDPAYRDLLKTSGHLRRDDRVIERKKYGLKKARRAPQFSKR
- a CDS encoding undecaprenyl-diphosphate phosphatase encodes the protein MADLQAVILGVVQGLTEFLPISSSGHLVLAATWFGFAEHGESLALAIDIATNTGTFLAVLVALRADVWRALSGFLRGLTSAEARREDGWHLALLVLLGSIPTALIGLTLREVFEVLNAATPVSVALIATGAILWTAPARGARSRPRDLRPRDALVAGLAQGLAVVPGISRSGSTIVALLWRDVDAALAARLSFLLYLVASFGVALLGIGEVRDAQLGWSAIAWMTLASFVTGWAALAWLFRLLRSGRFRWFAPYLWAVAGLTLLRGVVA